In the Vicinamibacterales bacterium genome, one interval contains:
- the rpsI gene encoding 30S ribosomal protein S9, whose translation MAATEFYATGRRKESTARVFLRPGTGAIKVNKREFAEFFPRETLRILVKSPLILTETAEQFDILATVSGGGMTGQAGAIRLGISRALCDFNIELRSRLKKDGLLTRDARAKERKKYGMAGARKRFQFSKR comes from the coding sequence TTGGCAGCAACAGAGTTCTACGCAACCGGGCGTCGCAAGGAATCCACCGCCCGCGTGTTCCTTCGCCCCGGCACCGGCGCCATCAAGGTCAACAAGCGCGAGTTCGCCGAGTTCTTCCCGCGCGAGACGCTGCGCATCCTGGTGAAGTCCCCGCTCATCCTCACGGAAACCGCCGAACAGTTCGACATCCTGGCGACCGTGTCGGGCGGCGGCATGACCGGACAGGCCGGCGCCATTCGCCTGGGCATCTCCCGCGCGCTGTGCGATTTCAACATCGAACTGCGCTCGCGCCTCAAGAAAGACGGTTTGCTCACGCGCGATGCGCGCGCGAAGGAACGCAAGAAATACGGAATGGCTGGCGCCCGCAAGCGGTTCCAGTTCAGCAAGCGCTAA
- the tsf gene encoding translation elongation factor Ts: MAVTAAQVKELRDKTGAGMMDCKSALDETGGDIDKAVDVLRKKGLAQAAKRAGRLAKDGVIGHYIHMGGKVGVLVEVNCETDFVARTPDFQTLAKEIAMHIAAASPLVVRREDLAADALDKEREIYRAQFAASGKPANVIDKIVEGKLDSYYSQVCLMDQPSVRDPNVTIKQMVAAATAKTGENVTVTRFVRFKLGETAEG, encoded by the coding sequence ATGGCAGTGACAGCAGCACAGGTCAAGGAACTGCGCGACAAGACCGGCGCAGGCATGATGGATTGCAAGTCCGCGCTCGACGAGACGGGCGGCGACATCGACAAGGCGGTGGACGTCCTTCGCAAGAAGGGCCTCGCCCAGGCCGCCAAGCGCGCCGGCCGCCTCGCCAAGGACGGCGTCATCGGCCACTACATCCACATGGGCGGCAAGGTCGGCGTGCTGGTGGAAGTGAACTGCGAGACCGACTTCGTGGCGCGCACGCCGGACTTCCAGACCCTGGCCAAGGAAATTGCCATGCACATCGCCGCGGCCAGCCCGCTGGTGGTGCGCCGTGAGGACCTCGCCGCCGACGCCCTCGACAAGGAACGCGAGATCTACCGCGCCCAGTTCGCGGCCTCGGGCAAGCCCGCCAACGTGATCGACAAGATCGTCGAAGGCAAGCTTGACAGCTACTACTCGCAGGTCTGCCTGATGGACCAGCCGTCGGTGCGCGACCCGAACGTCACCATCAAGCAGATGGTGGCCGCCGCCACGGCCAAGACCGGCGAGAACGTCACGGTGACCCGCTTCGTGCGCTTCAAGCTCGGCGAAACGGCCGAAGGCTAA
- the rpsB gene encoding 30S ribosomal protein S2: MDGGNLTPLAMKDLLEAGVHFGHQTKRWNPKMKPFIFGERSGIYILDLGKTVKHYREAEDFVRQLAAEGKSILFVGTKRQAQDVVAEEATRCGMYYVNERWLGGLLTNFTTIQRSLNRLRDLEAMSTDGRYETMPKKEIAKAEKEKRKLLKNLEGIRHMGRLPDALFVVDTRKEQIAVDEARKLKIPVIGIVDTNCDPDQIDYVIPGNDDALRSVKLFVSRVADAVISGRGQRESAMAEQAATEAEAAAAHEASRTVRPADIRKPQRPAETPAPTT; encoded by the coding sequence ATGGATGGAGGCAATTTGACCCCGCTCGCGATGAAGGACCTGCTCGAAGCAGGCGTGCACTTCGGACACCAGACCAAGCGTTGGAATCCCAAGATGAAGCCGTTCATCTTCGGGGAGCGCAGTGGCATCTACATTCTCGACCTCGGCAAGACCGTCAAGCACTATCGCGAGGCCGAGGACTTTGTGCGCCAGCTGGCAGCCGAAGGCAAGTCAATCCTCTTCGTGGGCACCAAGCGCCAGGCGCAGGACGTGGTCGCCGAAGAAGCGACCCGCTGCGGCATGTATTACGTCAACGAACGCTGGCTCGGCGGCCTGCTGACCAACTTCACCACGATTCAGCGCAGCCTCAACCGCCTGCGCGATCTCGAGGCGATGTCCACCGACGGCCGCTACGAGACGATGCCCAAGAAGGAAATCGCCAAGGCCGAGAAAGAGAAGCGCAAGCTCCTCAAGAACCTCGAAGGCATTCGCCACATGGGCCGCCTCCCCGACGCGCTGTTCGTCGTTGACACGCGCAAGGAACAGATCGCCGTCGACGAGGCCCGCAAGCTGAAGATTCCGGTGATCGGCATCGTCGACACCAACTGCGACCCGGACCAGATTGACTACGTCATCCCCGGCAACGACGACGCGCTGCGGTCGGTGAAGCTGTTCGTGTCACGCGTCGCCGACGCGGTGATCTCCGGTCGCGGCCAGCGTGAGTCGGCGATGGCCGAACAGGCGGCCACCGAAGCCGAAGCGGCGGCCGCGCACGAGGCCAGCCGCACCGTCCGCCCGGCGGACATTCGCAAGCCCCAGCGTCCCGCGGAGACGCCCGCGCCGACGACCTAA
- the pilO gene encoding type 4a pilus biogenesis protein PilO, with translation MASFSLGKLPWHAQLGLFVAISIAGAGAFYYFYEMPRQAIISTQARELSTIRGRISKGQATARQLPEFRAQVTELEARLESLKPILPDERDAGDLLRRVQTLAVQSNLVILGFRPQAISVKEMHAEWPISLQLEGNYHNLGLFLDRVSKFPRIINIGGLTATQKETPTPGATMSIACTATTFVLVEQGAADAAKGKKAPAKKAPAKS, from the coding sequence GTGGCTAGCTTCTCGCTCGGCAAATTGCCGTGGCATGCGCAACTCGGGCTGTTCGTGGCGATCTCGATCGCCGGCGCCGGCGCGTTCTACTACTTCTATGAAATGCCGCGGCAGGCGATCATCTCCACGCAGGCGCGCGAGTTGAGCACCATCCGCGGCCGCATCAGCAAGGGGCAGGCGACGGCGCGCCAACTCCCGGAGTTCCGCGCCCAGGTCACCGAGCTCGAAGCGCGGCTCGAAAGCCTCAAGCCGATCCTGCCCGACGAGCGCGATGCCGGCGACCTGCTGCGGCGCGTGCAGACGCTGGCGGTGCAGTCGAACCTCGTCATCCTCGGCTTCCGCCCGCAGGCGATCAGCGTGAAAGAGATGCACGCCGAGTGGCCGATCAGCCTGCAGCTCGAAGGCAACTACCACAACCTCGGGCTGTTCCTCGACCGCGTCAGCAAGTTCCCGCGCATCATCAACATTGGCGGGCTCACCGCGACGCAGAAGGAAACGCCGACGCCCGGCGCGACCATGAGCATCGCCTGCACCGCGACCACCTTCGTGCTGGTCGAGCAGGGCGCGGCCGACGCCGCCAAGGGCAAGAAGGCTCCGGCGAAGAAGGCGCCGGCGAAATCGTGA
- the pyrH gene encoding UMP kinase: protein MPSDPSSPPPHYKRILLKLSGEALMGDQPYGIDPAIATRIAQDIAEIQGLGVQTAVVIGGGNIFRGLAASARGMDRSTGDYMGMLATVINALALQDALEHNGVPTRVLTAIEMRAVAEPFIRRRAVRHLEKGRVVVFAAGTGNPYFTTDTAAALRAMEMKAEVILKGTKVDGIYTADPHKDPTATRYDTISYLQVLQARLQVMDATAISLCMDNKLPILVFNLKTPGNIRRVVMGETIGTLVTA, encoded by the coding sequence GTGCCTTCCGACCCGTCGTCTCCCCCTCCCCACTACAAGCGCATCCTTTTGAAGTTGTCGGGCGAAGCCCTGATGGGCGACCAGCCCTACGGCATCGACCCGGCGATTGCCACGCGCATTGCCCAGGACATCGCCGAAATCCAGGGCCTGGGTGTGCAGACCGCCGTGGTCATCGGCGGCGGCAACATCTTCCGCGGGCTGGCGGCCAGCGCCCGGGGCATGGACCGTTCGACGGGCGACTACATGGGCATGCTGGCCACGGTGATCAACGCCCTGGCGCTGCAGGACGCCCTGGAACACAACGGCGTCCCGACGCGCGTGCTGACCGCCATTGAAATGCGCGCGGTCGCCGAGCCGTTCATTCGCCGCCGCGCGGTGCGCCACCTCGAGAAAGGCCGGGTCGTGGTGTTCGCCGCCGGCACCGGCAATCCGTATTTCACGACCGACACCGCGGCGGCGCTGCGCGCCATGGAAATGAAGGCCGAAGTCATTCTGAAGGGCACCAAGGTGGACGGCATTTATACCGCCGACCCCCACAAGGATCCCACCGCCACGCGCTATGACACGATTTCGTACCTGCAGGTGCTGCAGGCGCGCCTTCAGGTCATGGACGCGACCGCGATTTCTCTCTGCATGGACAACAAGCTGCCGATCCTGGTCTTCAACCTCAAGACGCCGGGCAACATCCGCCGTGTCGTGATGGGCGAGACGATCGGGACTCTCGTCACGGCATAG
- a CDS encoding pilus assembly protein PilP yields MRIARRSIVAALLVCAGAGVARAQAPAAPAAPAAPAPPPAAAQAPPKPQLPSPPPNFQYNPEGRRDPFLNLVNRGTDALRGPNASAKRPEGVPGLETASISVKGIVQSRGTWLAMVAGPDGKIYTIRAGDKLFDGVVRTVTAQAVVILQEVNDPLSLDKQREVRKFLRGGDEVK; encoded by the coding sequence ATGCGCATCGCCCGCCGCTCCATCGTGGCCGCCCTGCTGGTGTGTGCCGGCGCCGGCGTGGCCCGCGCGCAAGCGCCCGCTGCTCCCGCTGCTCCCGCCGCTCCAGCCCCGCCGCCGGCCGCGGCGCAGGCGCCGCCCAAGCCGCAGCTGCCGTCGCCGCCGCCGAACTTCCAGTACAACCCGGAGGGCCGCCGCGACCCGTTCCTGAACCTGGTCAACCGCGGCACCGACGCGCTGCGCGGCCCCAATGCCTCGGCCAAGCGGCCCGAGGGCGTCCCCGGTCTCGAGACCGCGTCGATCTCGGTCAAGGGCATCGTCCAGAGCCGCGGGACCTGGCTCGCGATGGTGGCCGGACCCGACGGCAAGATCTACACGATTCGGGCCGGCGACAAGTTGTTCGACGGTGTGGTGCGAACGGTAACCGCGCAAGCGGTGGTAATTCTGCAAGAAGTAAACGATCCGCTGTCGCTCGACAAGCAGCGCGAAGTGCGCAAGTTCCTGCGCGGTGGAGATGAGGTCAAGTGA
- a CDS encoding threonine synthase, with protein MADSFFTHLECGSGCGAGPFDPRGIHFLCPSCKLPLLARYDLTAARAWKKESLTGRAPTMWRYREMMPLLAGDEPVTLGEGFTPLIHAKRLGATLGLERLLIKDESLNPTNTFKARGLSAAISRARALGATTVFLPTAGNAGNAAAAYAAAAGMKCEVFIPKDAKQPFIDECRLDGANVTLVAGLITDAGKVATETAKPLGWYEVSTFREPGRCEGKKTMGYELAEQLGWTLPDWIIYPTGGGTGMVGMWKAFAELEAIGWLTSMRRPKMVSVQTDGCAPIIRAFHSGAETAGTWDNAHTVADGLRVPRAIADFLVLRAIRESGGTAVSVSDAQMVEDMIAIGSNEGVSAAPEGGAALSAIRKLAADGTIQPHETVVLFNTGGALKYLDVLR; from the coding sequence TTGGCCGATAGCTTCTTCACGCACCTCGAGTGCGGCAGCGGGTGCGGCGCGGGCCCCTTCGATCCGCGCGGCATCCATTTCCTCTGCCCGTCCTGCAAGCTGCCCTTGCTGGCCCGTTACGACCTGACGGCGGCACGGGCGTGGAAGAAAGAGTCGTTGACCGGCCGCGCGCCGACGATGTGGCGGTATCGCGAGATGATGCCGCTGCTCGCCGGCGACGAACCGGTTACGCTCGGCGAAGGTTTCACGCCGCTCATCCACGCCAAACGGCTCGGCGCCACGCTCGGCCTCGAGCGGTTGCTGATCAAGGACGAATCGCTCAACCCGACCAACACGTTCAAGGCCCGCGGCCTCTCGGCTGCAATTTCCCGGGCCCGCGCGCTCGGCGCCACGACGGTGTTCCTGCCCACGGCGGGGAACGCGGGGAATGCGGCGGCCGCCTACGCCGCCGCCGCCGGGATGAAGTGCGAAGTGTTCATCCCGAAAGACGCCAAGCAGCCATTCATTGACGAATGCCGCTTGGACGGCGCCAACGTCACGCTGGTCGCAGGCCTGATCACCGACGCCGGAAAGGTGGCGACCGAGACCGCCAAACCGCTCGGGTGGTACGAAGTCTCGACGTTCCGGGAACCCGGCCGGTGTGAAGGCAAGAAGACCATGGGCTACGAACTGGCCGAACAACTTGGCTGGACGCTGCCCGACTGGATCATTTATCCCACCGGCGGCGGCACCGGCATGGTCGGCATGTGGAAGGCCTTTGCGGAGCTCGAAGCCATCGGCTGGCTGACCTCGATGCGGCGCCCGAAGATGGTCTCGGTCCAGACCGACGGGTGCGCACCGATCATCCGCGCATTTCACAGCGGCGCCGAAACCGCCGGCACCTGGGACAACGCCCACACCGTTGCCGACGGCCTGCGCGTGCCGCGCGCCATCGCTGACTTCCTGGTGCTGCGCGCCATTCGCGAAAGCGGCGGCACCGCCGTCTCGGTGTCCGATGCCCAGATGGTCGAAGACATGATCGCGATCGGCAGCAATGAAGGCGTCTCGGCGGCCCCCGAGGGCGGAGCGGCCTTGAGCGCCATTCGCAAGCTGGCTGCCGATGGCACGATCCAGCCGCACGAAACCGTCGTGCTCTTCAACACCGGCGGCGCGCTGAAGTATCTCGACGTCCTGCGCTGA
- the pilQ gene encoding type IV pilus secretin PilQ, translating to MLAPVAGVTIEGASAPDGAPVARIRVSLDRAAKHRVRSSRNMILVEVDRDAGASGASGVAGAKSLQLVRPVAALLTEPKASVRVAATRAPATELRAVKAGELPNGYAITLSGNGPLVASSVDEARDLPPRVLLDFQGVSAGRAAAVTNVNTAGIERVRVATNSRDPLITRVVIDLARRIPYTIETVGEEIRVLFNRAVEASAALVTPTAPPAPVSAPVAIVDEVPRPPAQVITREVADVIQPATAQSQPSLAALSAAAPAQAAAPAAVNNTLQPTTNSQGQRTFTGDPVTLDFQGADLRAVLRTFADISGLNIVIDPSITGSVDVALRDVPWDQALDIILRANKLGYSVDGTIVRIVPLNVLAQENEERKKLADATALAGELRIITRPLSYAKAADLVPIITKSTLSSRGDVQIDSRTNTLIIRDLADRLQAASELLVALDRPQPQVEIEARIITVTRNFAQQLGISWGFGGRVDPSVGTSTGLAFPSSGVLTGQTGATNPAAPSALGLVLGSINGALDLNVQLRALENSGKLRIVSSPRVSTQNNVEAEITQGSQIPIQTVSNNTVTVTFKDAALTLKVTPQITASNTIIMRIFVEKAQPDYSETSAAQPVPAIDTQRAVTTVLVPDGDTTVIAGIYNSLESSTNSRTPFLHRIPLLGWLFKNDNKSELQDELLIFITPKILK from the coding sequence ATGCTCGCCCCGGTGGCGGGTGTCACCATCGAGGGCGCCAGCGCTCCCGACGGCGCCCCGGTGGCGCGCATCCGCGTGAGTCTCGATCGCGCGGCGAAGCATCGCGTGCGCAGCTCGCGAAACATGATCCTGGTGGAGGTGGACCGGGATGCGGGTGCATCGGGTGCGTCAGGTGTGGCGGGTGCCAAGTCGCTGCAGCTGGTTCGCCCGGTTGCCGCCCTTCTCACCGAGCCCAAGGCGTCGGTGCGCGTCGCGGCAACCAGGGCACCGGCCACGGAGTTGCGCGCCGTCAAGGCGGGGGAACTGCCGAACGGCTATGCCATCACGCTGTCCGGCAACGGACCGCTGGTGGCGTCCTCGGTTGACGAGGCGCGCGACCTGCCGCCGCGCGTGCTGCTCGACTTCCAGGGCGTGTCGGCCGGCCGCGCCGCGGCGGTGACCAACGTCAACACCGCCGGCATCGAGCGCGTGCGCGTGGCGACCAACAGCCGCGACCCGTTGATCACGCGCGTCGTGATCGACCTGGCGCGCAGGATTCCGTACACGATCGAAACGGTGGGGGAGGAGATTCGCGTGCTCTTCAATCGCGCGGTCGAAGCGTCCGCGGCATTGGTCACGCCCACCGCGCCCCCGGCTCCGGTTTCCGCACCGGTGGCGATCGTCGATGAAGTGCCACGCCCCCCCGCGCAGGTGATCACCCGCGAGGTCGCGGACGTGATTCAACCTGCGACGGCGCAGTCACAGCCTTCACTGGCCGCGTTGTCAGCGGCGGCGCCGGCGCAGGCTGCCGCACCCGCGGCCGTGAACAACACCCTGCAGCCCACCACTAACTCGCAGGGCCAGCGCACATTCACGGGCGATCCCGTGACGCTCGACTTCCAGGGCGCCGACCTGCGCGCGGTGCTGCGCACCTTCGCCGACATCAGCGGCCTGAACATCGTGATTGACCCGTCGATCACGGGGTCGGTGGACGTGGCGCTGCGCGACGTGCCGTGGGACCAGGCGCTCGACATCATCCTGCGCGCCAACAAGCTCGGCTACAGCGTGGACGGCACCATCGTCCGCATCGTGCCGCTCAACGTGCTGGCGCAGGAAAACGAGGAGCGCAAGAAGCTGGCGGACGCGACGGCGCTGGCCGGCGAACTGCGCATCATCACGCGGCCGCTGAGCTACGCCAAGGCCGCCGACCTGGTGCCGATCATCACCAAGAGCACGCTGTCGTCGCGTGGCGACGTCCAGATCGACAGCCGCACCAACACGCTCATCATCCGTGACCTCGCCGACCGCCTGCAGGCCGCCAGCGAGTTGCTCGTGGCACTCGACCGTCCGCAGCCGCAGGTGGAGATCGAGGCGCGGATTATCACGGTCACGCGGAACTTTGCCCAGCAACTTGGCATCTCCTGGGGGTTCGGCGGCCGCGTCGACCCGTCCGTCGGGACGAGCACGGGCCTGGCGTTCCCAAGTAGCGGGGTGCTGACCGGTCAAACCGGTGCGACCAACCCGGCGGCTCCTTCGGCACTGGGGCTGGTGCTCGGTTCAATCAACGGCGCACTTGACCTCAACGTGCAGTTGCGGGCGTTGGAGAACTCTGGAAAGCTCCGGATTGTCTCAAGCCCGCGGGTGTCGACGCAGAACAACGTCGAAGCGGAAATCACCCAGGGTTCGCAGATTCCCATCCAGACGGTCTCGAATAACACCGTTACTGTGACTTTCAAGGATGCCGCGTTGACCCTCAAGGTGACGCCGCAGATTACGGCATCGAACACCATCATCATGCGCATCTTCGTGGAGAAGGCGCAGCCTGACTACTCCGAAACCTCCGCCGCCCAGCCAGTCCCGGCCATCGACACGCAGCGCGCGGTCACCACGGTGCTGGTACCGGACGGCGACACCACTGTCATCGCGGGCATCTACAACAGCCTCGAGTCGTCGACCAACAGCCGGACGCCCTTCCTTCATCGAATTCCACTACTTGGCTGGTTGTTCAAGAACGACAACAAGTCGGAGCTTCAGGACGAGCTCCTGATCTTCATCACTCCCAAGATCCTGAAGTAG
- the frr gene encoding ribosome recycling factor, whose amino-acid sequence MDVSDLKGLFVEVKKRMDTHIEFARKELAGVRTGRASTGMLEGVQVEAYGSKVPLNQVATLSIPEPALIVAQPFDPSIMPALERAIRLSDLGLNPASDGKVLRIPIPSLTDERRKELSRHVHKMAEEGRNHVRVVRRDANDKLKKMLKEHQISEDDEKRALEEVQKLTDIHVKAIDDLQAKKDQELLGR is encoded by the coding sequence ATGGATGTCAGCGACCTCAAGGGTTTGTTCGTGGAAGTGAAGAAGCGCATGGACACGCACATCGAATTCGCGCGCAAGGAACTGGCCGGCGTGAGAACCGGCCGCGCCTCGACCGGCATGCTCGAGGGCGTGCAGGTCGAAGCGTATGGATCGAAGGTGCCCCTTAACCAGGTGGCCACCCTGTCCATCCCCGAACCGGCGTTGATCGTGGCCCAGCCGTTCGACCCGTCGATCATGCCGGCGCTCGAGCGCGCGATTCGGCTCTCCGACCTCGGCCTGAATCCTGCCTCCGACGGCAAGGTGCTGCGCATCCCGATTCCGTCGCTCACCGATGAACGGCGCAAGGAGCTGTCGCGGCACGTGCACAAGATGGCCGAAGAGGGCCGCAATCACGTCCGCGTCGTGCGGCGCGACGCCAACGACAAGCTGAAGAAGATGCTCAAGGAGCATCAGATCTCCGAAGACGACGAGAAGCGCGCGCTCGAAGAGGTGCAGAAGCTGACCGACATCCACGTTAAGGCGATCGACGACCTGCAGGCCAAGAAGGACCAGGAGTTGCTTGGCCGATAG
- the pilM gene encoding type IV pilus assembly protein PilM yields the protein MLFRRPKSLVGLDIGSSSVKAIELKPAGKGYRVSAIGVEPVPPDSIVDGAIIDGGAVADAVRRLFANKRFKAKDVVASLSGNSVIVKKITLPAMTESELSESIYWEAEQYIPFDIQDVNLDYEILDPGTGQNSQGSMEVLLVAAKKDKIADYTNVIAQAGRTPVIVDVDVFALQNAFEANYGFEPTAVVAILNAGASAININILTGSQSVFTRDVSMGGNAFTEAVQKELNLPYDAAEQLKKGQDVEGATFEDARAVLRAMTDNVLLEVEKTFDFFKATASSDRIDRIMLCGGASRVEGFAESLRERFNTEVERFDPFRQVGFDAKKLGIDSADDLGPVAAVALGLALRKVTDR from the coding sequence GTGCTGTTTCGTCGCCCAAAGAGCCTCGTGGGTCTCGACATCGGGTCGAGTTCCGTCAAGGCCATAGAGCTCAAGCCGGCAGGCAAGGGGTATCGCGTCTCGGCCATTGGCGTCGAGCCGGTGCCGCCCGACAGCATTGTCGACGGCGCCATCATCGATGGCGGCGCGGTCGCGGATGCGGTGCGGCGCCTGTTCGCCAACAAGCGGTTCAAGGCCAAGGACGTCGTCGCCTCGTTGTCGGGCAACTCGGTGATCGTCAAGAAGATCACGCTGCCGGCGATGACCGAGTCGGAGCTGTCGGAGTCGATCTACTGGGAAGCCGAGCAGTACATCCCCTTCGACATCCAGGACGTGAACCTCGACTACGAGATCCTCGACCCGGGCACCGGCCAGAACAGCCAGGGCAGCATGGAAGTGCTGCTGGTGGCCGCGAAGAAAGACAAGATCGCGGACTATACCAACGTCATCGCCCAGGCTGGCCGCACCCCGGTGATCGTGGACGTCGACGTGTTCGCCCTGCAGAACGCCTTCGAGGCCAACTACGGCTTCGAGCCGACTGCGGTGGTGGCCATCCTCAATGCCGGCGCCAGCGCCATCAATATCAACATCCTGACCGGCTCACAGTCGGTGTTCACCCGCGACGTCTCGATGGGCGGCAACGCCTTCACCGAGGCGGTGCAAAAGGAACTGAACCTGCCCTACGACGCAGCGGAGCAGCTGAAGAAAGGGCAGGACGTCGAGGGCGCCACCTTCGAGGACGCCCGCGCCGTGCTCCGCGCCATGACCGACAACGTGCTGCTGGAAGTCGAGAAGACGTTCGACTTCTTCAAGGCGACGGCGTCGAGTGATCGCATCGACCGGATCATGCTGTGCGGCGGCGCCTCGCGCGTCGAAGGCTTCGCCGAGTCGCTGCGCGAGCGCTTCAATACCGAGGTGGAGCGATTCGATCCGTTCCGCCAGGTCGGTTTCGACGCGAAGAAGCTCGGGATTGACAGCGCCGACGACCTTGGGCCGGTCGCGGCGGTGGCCCTGGGCCTCGCCTTGCGGAAGGTGACGGACCGATGA
- the rplM gene encoding 50S ribosomal protein L13 → MLTYVPSVKTMPTKWHVIDANGKVLGRIATDAAKLLQGKHKAIYTPFLDTGDHVVILNVAKVKLTGRKDDQKVYQRHSGYPGGLRTDRAKVVRAENPIRMVEEAVRGMLPKSKLGDAMYRKLNVYAGDKHPHAAQKPTAFEVK, encoded by the coding sequence ATGCTGACTTACGTACCATCCGTAAAGACCATGCCCACCAAGTGGCATGTGATTGATGCCAATGGCAAGGTCCTTGGCCGCATTGCCACCGACGCCGCGAAGTTACTGCAGGGCAAGCACAAAGCCATCTACACGCCGTTCCTCGACACGGGCGATCACGTCGTGATCCTCAATGTTGCCAAGGTCAAGCTGACCGGCCGCAAGGATGACCAGAAGGTCTACCAGCGCCACAGCGGCTACCCTGGCGGCCTCCGCACCGATCGTGCGAAGGTCGTGCGCGCGGAGAACCCCATTCGCATGGTCGAAGAAGCCGTGCGCGGCATGTTGCCGAAGTCGAAGCTCGGCGACGCCATGTATCGCAAATTGAATGTGTATGCCGGTGACAAGCACCCGCACGCCGCACAGAAACCCACCGCTTTCGAGGTCAAGTAA
- a CDS encoding PilN domain-containing protein: protein MIRINLLSERRSVKAVSKGFQAGQKITVIGSLLIVLTLVGVGWRYWAIGQQEAQVVREVAAAKREETRLAEILKQVQAFEARKAQLEQRVALIDELRKGQNAPVHMVDQVSRALPDMTWLTSLKQDGYTLTLQGRCLTLTSLSDFVGNLEASRYFARPVEIVDSAVVAGDGKTTPDLIQFTIRGTFQMAGIDPVPAGATKGGRGGKRG, encoded by the coding sequence ATGATTCGGATCAACCTCCTCTCCGAGCGCCGCAGCGTCAAGGCCGTCAGCAAGGGCTTCCAGGCGGGCCAGAAGATCACCGTCATCGGCAGCCTGCTGATCGTGCTGACCTTGGTCGGCGTGGGCTGGCGCTACTGGGCGATTGGGCAGCAGGAAGCCCAGGTGGTCCGCGAAGTGGCGGCGGCGAAGCGCGAAGAGACCCGCCTCGCCGAGATCCTGAAGCAGGTCCAGGCGTTCGAGGCCCGCAAGGCGCAGCTGGAACAGCGCGTCGCCCTGATCGACGAACTGCGCAAGGGACAGAACGCCCCGGTGCACATGGTCGACCAGGTCAGCCGCGCGCTGCCGGACATGACGTGGCTCACCAGCCTGAAACAGGACGGCTACACGCTGACGCTCCAGGGCCGGTGCCTGACGCTGACCTCGCTGTCGGACTTCGTCGGCAACCTCGAGGCCTCGCGTTACTTCGCGCGGCCGGTGGAGATTGTTGACAGCGCGGTGGTCGCCGGCGACGGCAAGACGACGCCCGACCTGATCCAGTTCACTATTCGCGGCACGTTCCAGATGGCGGGCATCGACCCGGTGCCGGCCGGCGCCACCAAGGGCGGCAGGGGAGGCAAGCGTGGCTAG